The following proteins come from a genomic window of Winogradskyella sp. PC-19:
- a CDS encoding response regulator yields MQEFKILMVDDHPIIIEGYMNVLMATKAENQTLKIDTANNCDMAEIMINRAANNIHYDICFFDISLPPSKDGKYTSGEDLAMLAKKMMPTTKVIILTMFNESFRIHNIIREINPDGFLIKSDLTSMELADAFQHIIKSPPYYSSTVHNYVKQTLTSEIYVDDINRKILYLLSQGIKTKSLLDHISLSMSAIEKRKKQLKLLFSVEDGKDETLLEMAKEKGFI; encoded by the coding sequence ATGCAAGAATTTAAAATCTTAATGGTAGACGATCATCCTATTATCATAGAAGGATATATGAACGTCTTGATGGCTACAAAAGCCGAAAACCAAACCCTTAAAATAGACACTGCCAATAACTGTGATATGGCAGAAATAATGATTAATCGCGCTGCGAATAACATACATTACGATATTTGCTTTTTTGATATCAGTCTACCACCATCAAAAGATGGTAAATACACTTCAGGAGAAGATTTAGCTATGCTGGCAAAGAAAATGATGCCAACAACCAAAGTTATTATTTTGACGATGTTTAATGAGTCTTTCAGGATTCATAATATAATTCGCGAAATAAACCCAGATGGGTTTTTAATTAAAAGTGATTTAACGTCCATGGAATTGGCAGATGCTTTTCAGCATATAATTAAATCACCACCATATTATAGTAGTACAGTACATAATTACGTAAAGCAAACGTTGACAAGCGAAATTTATGTAGATGATATTAATAGAAAAATCCTTTATTTATTATCTCAAGGTATAAAAACCAAAAGTCTTCTCGACCACATTTCCTTATCTATGAGTGCTATTGAAAAACGCAAAAAGCAACTAAAGCTATTATTCTCTGTCGAGGACGGAAAAGACGAAACTTTATTAGAAATGGCGAAAGAAAAAGGTTTTATTTAA
- a CDS encoding DUF456 domain-containing protein, which translates to MELVIIISALLLMLLGLAGSFLPVLPGPLTSWFGLFVLSYSDGIVISSTFLIVTFIIALLIFILDYIIPVVGTKRFGGSKSGMIGTSLGLVVGLLSAIPFGIIIGPFLGAVIGELMHKNNVNRATKAAFGSFIGFITSTFLKFIIAVVYLGLFISKVASHSGSWI; encoded by the coding sequence ATGGAATTAGTAATTATCATAAGCGCCTTATTATTAATGCTTCTAGGTTTAGCTGGTAGTTTTTTACCCGTTTTACCTGGTCCATTAACCAGTTGGTTTGGCCTTTTTGTATTGAGTTACTCTGATGGAATTGTGATTAGCTCAACTTTTCTAATTGTAACTTTTATTATAGCCTTACTTATATTCATCCTCGATTACATCATACCTGTTGTTGGTACCAAACGTTTTGGAGGCAGTAAATCTGGAATGATTGGGACATCGTTAGGATTAGTAGTCGGTCTTTTATCTGCTATTCCCTTTGGAATAATTATTGGCCCTTTTCTTGGAGCGGTAATAGGTGAACTTATGCATAAAAATAATGTTAATAGAGCAACTAAAGCTGCTTTTGGCTCTTTTATAGGTTTTATAACATCTACATTTTTAAAGTTTATTATAGCTGTAGTTTACCTTGGGCTATTTATCTCAAAAGTCGCAAGCCATTCTGGAAGTTGGATATAG
- a CDS encoding BlaI/MecI/CopY family transcriptional regulator, which translates to MKQLTKAEEEIMQTLWQLKKANVKAIIDVLPYPKPAYNTVSTIVRILESKGFVDYEKQGKGHVYFPIVDKELYSNQSLNKLVDNYFQGSFKSMVSFFVKKNDVNVQDIEALLKEINKTE; encoded by the coding sequence ATGAAACAACTCACAAAGGCAGAAGAAGAAATAATGCAAACATTATGGCAGTTGAAAAAGGCAAATGTCAAGGCAATAATAGATGTTTTACCTTATCCAAAACCTGCATATAATACCGTGTCCACAATTGTTAGAATATTAGAATCAAAAGGGTTTGTAGATTATGAAAAGCAAGGGAAAGGTCACGTATACTTCCCTATCGTGGATAAAGAGTTGTATAGTAATCAATCCTTAAACAAATTAGTTGATAATTATTTCCAAGGGTCTTTTAAAAGTATGGTCTCGTTTTTTGTAAAGAAGAATGATGTTAATGTGCAGGATATTGAAGCTTTACTAAAAGAAATAAATAAAACGGAATAG